DNA from Poecilia reticulata strain Guanapo linkage group LG20, Guppy_female_1.0+MT, whole genome shotgun sequence:
CTGGAGAGCCGTCTGGCTCCATCTCCTGTCTTACGGAGGCTCTCCTGCCCTCTTGTGGTAGAAATCAGAAATATTGTCAAGCGTTCAGCcataaactctttttttatagatatatatcACAACTAATGTCACCTTGAGACACTTTACAAGtcaaaaataactaataaacaTATAGCCAAATTAAAAGTcctacatttaatattttatatggCCTTTATCATAATAATAGcaattgttttattcatttagtttaGCATTTTAGCTGATTATTGAGTGTTCTATGCAGCTTTTCCCCCCTTGTTCTAATTTATGCAGGGACACTTTAagattgcataaaaaaattaaaatctaaaacatgacagactgaaaaacaagagTGCAACCTGGTTTGATAGCATGTCTGTTTTTCTCAGGAAgagaattgttttgttttttttgtttttactttgaataGTTCAGTTAAATTCTCATGTCATTGTATAATAAAGAGCAAATTAAATACAACATAAGCACGGTAATATAAATTGCCTAATCATAGCAGAAGTTCTGGATTTCCCCATCTGTACACAGAAAGCTCCGACTGTTCTGCTTTTAGATGTGGAACCGTTCACATGATGGCAGCAGGTCAAAACCTCCATAAGGACAATGTAAAGAGTCTCTGAGCATGTTCACTGCTCCTGCGGTGGCTCTGAGGCAGACCCCCCTCTCTGTGCCCTGCAGAGTTCCTCTTGTTATTTTACAGCCAGAGCAGCACACAGAGATTGTGTCAGTGCAATCTCAACCACACCTCTGTAGAACGTGGTGAAGAGCTACAAGCGCTGTTTGTTTCCTCAGATGGCGATACGATGAAGTGGCTGGTTCTCTGTCCAGGTAAGATCAGCAGAGATCTTCACTCTGAGGTTTAATGCCACCCACTCTGTTTCCGTTGCAACGTAATccacacaaaacatgaaaaaaatctgctaaatgAACTGTTGGAAATCACACGATAATCATTTGACCTTCCACAGTAACATTGAATGTAATCAGCTTTCTTGTCTTTGTTGACTTGTCGCCccaggatgatgctgccaccaccatgtttcacagaaaCCCCCTACAACACTTTGTTTCAAACTCCAGGACATCTCTAGCTTCCTTTATCAGAATTATCTGTGCAGGACTAAAACCTTTCCAATCAACAGATTCTCCATCCCGAGTTGTGAATCTGATCAAAACTCTCCTTATActgaggttttgtgtttgcagcaaagttctccacaactttatcgcTTACCTTTCATTCCAGTTGCTGTTCCTTGGTCTCCACCGTTGTTTGCAATGCTCTTTAAAAACCTCGTAGGCCTTCAGAGAACAGCTACATTTATACTGAGAATAAGTTAAACAGCTCCTAATTCACTGTGTTTGTATTCTggcctttttatttattgtttatttttgctttttaggcCTTGCAATTTTCCGTTCTCCAAGATACAGACTCGATCTGTACTCGACTATAATATCAGATCACACAATCGAGAGGggtggccaaaaaaaaaaaaagcaaaggtcaAATATCCAAAAATCACAAGATTGAAGAAAAAGGCTGGAATGCAGACAGAAGCCGAGACAAACTAGCAAAGACGGGAGAAAACCCGAAAGCTTAAATACGAGACGGGCAATTATTCTGATGTAGAACAGATCTGAGAATGTTCGGAAACAAAATGGACACAGAACTTTCCAAAATCATTTCAATACCTATTGATCATGATATCCATCAGTTTTGAACTTTGGCTAATTTCTCAAATACCTCGTCTATTGTTCTCATGTTATATTTGCCtccatgttttttaaagaaggaTCACAATTTGTGCACAAAATTCTTTGGCAAACGCAGTTGTGTCTCTGGTGGGTGACTCACAGGAAGCAAACAGCAGCCCCCTACCCCCCTgccccttttcttttcttgcccACATCATTCCTGTTTCACAATATGTAGCTGCCAGGGCGTCAAACAAGGATGAGGAAAAAATCTGTGGCATACTCACAATGGTTTCAATTGGCAGGGGTCAGTCGTAATCACTGCTAAAGGTACCTTGCATGTGTGTGCAGAAACATGCCATGGTAACAAGCCGCGGTACCTTGTTAGGACATGGAGACAGATTTTGTCCTTTAATGCATTTCACCGAGCATCTACAAATGGCTTCTTGGGGAGAGTAATTGCAAAATTGTCTATTAGCGTGCCGGTGGAACATGTGAGGCAAAGGAAGAATGTTTAAAGAGTCGGTCGCATTGAACGAGCGCGCTGTGGGGATCGCAGGGGCTACAGAGAACGTCAGCGACGCCTGCGGAGAACAGGTGAGactgatgtgaaattaaaaCTATGGAGCTGTCCAAAGTCCtgaacattcagaaaaaatCACGCCATTCCTATGAAACACAAACTAATTATCCTGTCAGAGAGTGAGGTTTGAGTGCTAAAGGGACAGCTTGGACATTTTTCAGTGTGTACCAAGTTGAAAACTTTGAgcatttctttcttattttgtcatattataaaataatgtgacaaaagtttAAATCCTGAATAATGTACTTTATTTGGGATTTTGAGTAATACCCTTAAATGAAGTCCAGTTCAGTCAATTGGCTGCAGAAATCACCTAATAAGAATAAAGGTCCATCTTTTGTAGTAAAAACAGCTACTCTGTCAGGCATAGGaaggtttttaataaaacctttgGGGGAACATACATAATCCCAAAGAGCAAGTAACACAACAGACAGATCAGGGACAGAGCATGGGACGGGTTTGAAGCATGACTGAACCATCAAGCAGCACGTCAAACTCTGAACGTCTCATAAAGCGCGTTAGATTCATCTGAAAACTGAGCATTTTCAGTAGTTTGCACTGCTGTAAACCTTCCAAGACATTTCCATCAATCCTGGCTAATACAGAAGAGAAATAATCATCCACCTGGACACGCCGATCTCCTCGGTGGAGCATGTTGGTGGCAGCGTTATggtgtggggatgcttttcttcagcagggacaaggATGTCGGTGAGAGttgatgagaaaatgaaaaaaaaaacaatgggaAGAAAACTCAGTAGCAGCTGCGTCACACTTGACGCTGCAGCAGaagtattattttccttccacatcacTATTGTGAActctttggaatatttttctattaCAAACAATCTCATTAAAACCCAACAAAGGTTGGAGTTAAAACATGACAGAATCTGAAATGGGTTTAAATTGCTTTgaaaggcattttaaatatgaagagTGTCTTCATGGAGTGTGCAAAAAAAAGGGATATTGTAGTTTTAAATAGGAGACATTTTTCTAGATTTTGTGTAATAGTGGGTTTAGAATTTCCAACCACTTGGGAATAGATTTGTCAGCTTTTTAACATCACAATGCTTaagattttacagattttttctCTGCAAGAAAACTGAATATNNNNNNNNNNNNNNNNNNNNNNNNNNNNNNNNNNNNNNNNNNNNNNNNNNNNNNNNNNNNNNNNNNNNNNNNNNNNNNNNNNNNNNNNNNNNNNNNATAATAAAACCTGGTTTTGACATTTCATATCCAAGGTCATCTGCAACATCTGGAATGGGAAATAcaacttttgtgtgtgtgttcaaattgactttttatttaattgccaACAGTATAGATCCAAGACATTTTATTTGCCTGGTTACCTGGGCTGCTGTTGTGTCACTCCATCTTCTCCATCACATACCAAGTTGTCCTTTGGCAACACTGCCCCCTTTCTGCAgcttaaacaagaaaaaaaatgtgactggaATAATAAGTGCTGAAAATGGTGAGTGTGACCAGGAAAGGGCTGCAGTAAACGCACCATAGTTTGTCATGTTACGACCACAAACTTGAATGTGctttagtgggattttatgttgcagaccaaaacaaagtagtaaaaaaatacaccgtgaaaggaaataaaatggtttCCAAATggtttcacaaatacaaatatcaaaagtgcatttgtgttcagcatATCGACTTTATGCTAAAAGTCTCTTTGCCCATGAAGAACCTGAAATAATCGCCCAGTCTTCTTTGTCAAACGGCTCAAGGTCAGTCAGATGGGATTGTTTGGTGGATGTCAATTTTCCAAAGACATCCAGAATCATGTGAAGGCAGTACTCTACGTAaataattacaacatttttagtAATATATATgcaatatataaatacatatatatactaaatttgttttgaatagTAGAAGTTTAGtcttttttgttaatttgaaCTAATTCCAgtctcttactttttttttttttaacgaatcagtgttttgcaaaaagcAGTTCACCAAAACGCcacaagtttgtcattttttactACGTTAAGCAACAACTCAGTCGCAAACATCCCTTtcgataaaaaaataaaattattttgttatttgtggCTCAGAAAAAAGAAGGTatctctttattattattattattatttttatctccaaagcgtaagttatctatttattttaaatatatagattgagtaaataaataaatatttctatccTTTTATTTCCCCTTcttctgtgaatttttttagctgctttttgcACTGATGGAAGCATCAGGAGGTGTGCGCTCAATAAAAGAGCACCGCTCTTTAACAGATGTGATTTACAATTTCATCCAGAAGATGGCAGAATAAGCACAATTAATTTCCGCTGAGCGGCATTAAAAACAGACTGGTGGACGTTCAAGACAattgactttaaataaataaataaaattaaaaaaattataataaagaaaaacgtATCATtgacacttcttcttcttcttcttcttcttcttaaaagtgaaagtcaaaaatattgtttttataaaacaattgaacagcaaagaaagaaattcCCCGATAAATCAGACAGTAAGTCTAATTTAAAGCGccattgcattttctttcttttctgaacAAATCATcgaagaaaaacagctttttgtttggCTTCGATCCGCTGAAGTAACTTAATTTTTATGAGATGGAGTAACATTTTTATGCAGGCCATTTCATGAACAGGATGGTGcctgaaaactgttttaaagtcttGTATAGACGCACACTCGCAGGATGCGCTGTGGTGTTTGTTCCAGTTTAAACCGCGTTAATTAAAACGTTAACCTGATTGGGTGTAGAGTGAGGGTGGAGGGGGGTAGGCTGTCTCAGCCCCAATAGGCGAATCCTTTTTAATAACCCGCCTCGAGATAATGATGTAAAAAGACTGAAGCGTCTTGTGCGTAACGAGGATGATGGTGGTGATCCGCGGAAGGTGAATccagcacagagagagagagagagagagagaaaaagagagagagagagagagagagagagagagagagagagagagagagacttttTACACAAGTCTCTTCTTCATCACCGCACCTCAGCTGACAAGAGAAGCCCCAAACTTCGCCGTTGACGCGCAAACAGAGGGAGAAACTCACTGAGAGGCGTCAGGAGTTCCCGGAACCCACCAGGCCATGGACCGGAGGATGAACCTGAACGGCGGCGCGGCAGgggacatttttcacaaaactcTCAGCGCCGTGTCCGGCAAAAAGATGGACCCGTTCAGAGCGTCTGCCGGCATGGATCTGCCGCCCAGAGACCGCCAGTCTCCAATTAGTTGCTTTGACCAAGTCGATCCTGACCCGATCCAGCCCGGTGGATTGGCTGGAAGCAGAGGGGGCACTCTGGGTCTGCCGACCGGATCTTTGTGCGTCAAGTACGGGGAGAGCGCCAACAGGACCTCGGCGGCGGAAAGCAGCGGCGGAGAGCAGAGCCCTGATGACGACAGCGACGGGCGGTGCGACATGGTCCTCCTGACCGACGTGCGGACAGCAGCCGGGGGCAAAGCTGAAGGAGGAGGTAAGAAAACCAAAGAGCAGAAAATGCTGCGGCTCAACATCAACGCCAGGGAGAGACGGAGGATGCACGACCTGAACGACGCGCTGGATGAGCTCCGGGCGGTCATCCCCTACGCGCACAGCCCGTCGGTGCGCAAACTCTCCAAAATCGCCACCCTGCTGCTCGCCAAGAACTACATCCTCATGCAGGCGCAGGCGCTGGAGGAGATGAGGAGGCTGGTCGCGTACCTTAACCAGGGCCAGGCCATCTCCGCGGCTTCCATACCGGCCACCACCGCGCTGGCAGCTCCTCCACCCGGCCTGGGCGCGTACGAGCAACCGCCCGGATACCCGTTCCCCGCCGGGGTGGCTGCGCCCTCCTGCCCGGACAAATGCGCCCTATTCAACAACGCCGCGTCCAGCCTCTGCAAACAGTGCACTGACAAGCCTTAAAACTGACCACAGAGACTACAAAGAAGCACACAAGAAGGAGAAAAACCTGACAGAAGATCGAGTAGAgacaaaaattaacatttttataatatttactAAACGCATTAAACCTCgcttctggttttcttttttttttttttctgttcgaACAACACTTGATTGTGTACATAAATCATCTTTAAAGTGCTGGTGTGAATGAAGGCCGAACAGAAGCTGAATTAAAGGCCTGTTGCTCCGTGATGGACCCTCTGTGGAGATTTCTGGGTGACCTGACAACCTGCgcgactttttttttatttattttttttatccggAGCGCAACAGCACCGACCTCACTCTGTTGCTTTCTCATGCGTTTACTTTGACTACTAAATCAAAGGCCCAGTTTTCAAAAGAACCTTCCAAGTGAATGTTTCGGACGAAgagagtcaaataaaaaaaaagaagaaagaaagaaaacaagtgaaCCTCTCGGTTAGGTACTTATTTAGTTGCGAAAGCTTTACTTTCAACTCAgcgaataaataaatttaaaaaaatctgaaaaagtagaaaagcaTACATTTAGGTCTACAAGGTGGTTTTATGTgtcttttgtaatttattaatttggGATATTTATGGTATTTATGCTTGCATTGCACATTGTCGTCTAAGTTGatgtgttttctgcatttttttcatgatttttcgTTCCGATGAATCGCGCTGTCAGGTCAAGGCTTTGGTTTATTGCTGTAGATACTTTGGTTTGTTATAAGATCAAAGGGGGCCGTTTGTATGTATTTGAGTGTGGAaaagctttattaaaatattttgaacaacAGCAGAAACATACATATCTGGTTATTTATCCAAGGCAGTCAGTGCAACTTGAAGCAGAGAAAGGTGCTTTTAAAGTGTTTGAATGTTGTGCGCATTGATGTGTCTTATTTCACGGTTTAATCGTTTCCTTTTAATTCTGTACAAAACGTTTCAATTCACATTGAGCTCTGTCAAGCACAAGCCATTCCGATCagacaaattcagattttagcGCGTTTGTTACACATTCAGGGTGTTTCTGTGCGCAAATAATCTCTAGTTTCTCAAGTTTCTTGGCTCTCGTCAGGTGTCAATAATTTTCCACTCCATCAAAactgcttcctttttttcccccccagctGATTTGCGCCAAATCCTTGGAGAGAAAACCAGAACAGTGATGGTTGAAAACAGATCAATCATTCTTAAAAACGGAGATCCGATTGcagttaaattaataatattagATCGACTTGGATTACGATGCGTAAGAGAAtgttaatgacaaaaaaaaaaaaaaaaacaggtgatgAGAGTTGTCGCTGTAATACCTGCCTGCAGATAATCAAACCCCTCGTTTAAGGGCGATTACACCCTGTGATTAAGACATGCAATTACACCGCTGTTCAATCATTGTCGCAGTTTTGCGTCTTTAATGAGAACGCAGCTGCAGTGGCAGCGACTTTGGCCCTTTGGccctccttttatttttaaaggccaAACGACACAATATTTCCCTAAAGTGCTGGTTataaacattatattattttaataggAATCATTAGGCAGTTTAAAtcagggttaaaaaaaaaagaatataagaTAGCTAATcgtttcttatatatatatatatatatatatatatatatatatataaacctaAATGGAAACAATTATCCAGAAGATCCACAGCTCTGTTTTCATGATCAATCAACCTACTCAGGACATCAGT
Protein-coding regions in this window:
- the bhlhe22 gene encoding class E basic helix-loop-helix protein 22; its protein translation is MDRRMNLNGGAAGDIFHKTLSAVSGKKMDPFRASAGMDLPPRDRQSPISCFDQVDPDPIQPGGLAGSRGGTLGLPTGSLCVKYGESANRTSAAESSGGEQSPDDDSDGRCDMVLLTDVRTAAGGKAEGGGKKTKEQKMLRLNINARERRRMHDLNDALDELRAVIPYAHSPSVRKLSKIATLLLAKNYILMQAQALEEMRRLVAYLNQGQAISAASIPATTALAAPPPGLGAYEQPPGYPFPAGVAAPSCPDKCALFNNAASSLCKQCTDKP